One Glycine max cultivar Williams 82 chromosome 3, Glycine_max_v4.0, whole genome shotgun sequence DNA window includes the following coding sequences:
- the LOC100775974 gene encoding protein TRIGALACTOSYLDIACYLGLYCEROL 4, chloroplastic — translation MAKLKTGIDSAFWDLNVASPQLHDGWAKSVPGDPFPLDGSVASRVLRPRQLSVIGNGLPLPVIIPSLSPTSPKDLGSFSLQSLLLKLANPRWWLTMTGQFRPRKLIADVKNEISNAEEFDLSTVKDVVKHFINKSLYSFGLTSQFAFPPSTSLLLAIEGHGEKERLRRKMMVFHKLHDHDLTLEAAWPQLFVDHKGKYWDVPESLSVDLSSLVSESGLRYHFGIHKNGGNPQAMNATDGNPPLSLLPGLCAKVAVSYEKIKYFWRDKGAAEQENEEALPYDVRLKEPHAAVSGIIGSTFASWIWNGRSLSSVDSREDQEVSTSKRSRHNADLFGSVCYSFQHGKFTKKYGDLTRVDARLDISSASAFAKKILNGSSSSTADVSKQPSASPRLNLIFQQQVAGPVVFRADSRIALESFARKNGVSVEDFICSLSYSLKDLQSGKIVAWYSPKRKEGMVEFRMYEF, via the exons ATGGCGAAGCTGAAGACGGGCATTGATTCTGCGTTCTGGGACTTGAACGTGGCGTCCCCTCAGCTGCACGACGGATGGGCCAAATCCGTTCCGGGCGACCCGTTTCCGTTGGACGGCTCCGTCGCCAGCAGAGTGCTCCGGCCACGGCAGCTCTCCGTCATCGGAAACGGCTTGCCTCTTCCCGTAATCATTCCCTCGCTCTCTCCTACTTCGCCCAAGGATTTGGGTTCCTTCTCTCTCCAGTCCCTCCTCCTCAAACTCGCCAATCCTCGCTG GTGGCTTACAATGACTGGACAGTTTCGTCCCAGGAAGCTGATTGCTGATGTTAAAAATGAGATCTCTAATGCTGAAGAATTCGATCTCTCCACAGTCAAGGATGTTGTGAAGCATTTCATTAACAAGTCACTTTATTCTTTTGGGTTAACCTCACAGTTCGCTTTTCCTCCTTCAACATCCTTGCTGCTTGCTATAGAAGGCCATGGTGAGAAAGAAAGATTGCGCCGCAAAATGATGGTTTTTCACAAG CTTCATGATCATGATCTTACGTTGGAAGCAGCATGGCCTCAATTATTTGTTGACCACAAAGGAAAATATTGGGATGTCCCTGAGTCTTTATCTGTTGATTTGTCATCCCTTGTGTCTGAATCTGGATTGCGATATCACTTTGGGATACATAAAAATGGTGGTAATCCCCAGGCAATGAATGCAACCGATGGTAACCCGCCACTGTCTCTACTGCCAGGGTTATGTGCGAAGGTTGCTGTTAGTTATGAGAAGATCAAATACTTCTGGAGAGATAAAGGTGCTGCAGAACAAGAGAATGAAGAGGCGCTTCCATATGATGTGCGTCTTAAGGAACCTCACGCAGCAGTATCTGGAATTATTG GTAGCACCTTTGCTTCCTGGATTTGGAATGGAAGGAGCTTGTCTAGCGTCGATTCAAGAGAAGATCAAGAGGTGTCAACAAGCAAGAGATCTCGACATAATGCTGATTTGTTTGGCTCAGTTTGCTACTCCTTTCAGCATggaaaattcacaaaaaaatatggGGACTTAACCAGGGTAGATGCTCGTCTAGATATATCTTCAGCTTCAGCATTTGCAAAGAAGATTCTGAATGGTTCCAGTAGTTCAACTGCTGATGTTAGCAAACAACCATCAGCCTCACCCCGGCTAAATTTAATCTTTCAACAGCAG GTTGCAGGGCCAGTTGTTTTTCGAGCTGATTCCCGGATTGCCCTTGAGTCTTTCGCCAGGAAAAACGGTGTGTCAGTAGAGGATTTTATTTGCAGCCTGAGTTACTCCTTGAAGGATCTTCAGTCTGGAAAGATCGTTGCTTGGTATTctccaaaaagaaaagagggaaTGGTTGAATTTCGCATGTATGAGTTTTAG
- the LOC100306026 gene encoding 10 kDa chaperonin 1, chloroplastic-like translates to MASTFLTLPTPFLHKTNAISFSNKRPSFLQRSSLKIHAITKKWEPTKVVPQADRVLIRLEELSDKTVGGVLLPKSAVKFERYLVGEILTVGAEAGELKAGTKVLFTDMNAYEVDLGTDAKHCFCKASDLLAVVE, encoded by the exons ATGGCATCAACGTTTCTCACCCTACCAACTCCCTTCCTACACAAAACCAATGCCATCAGTTTCTCTAACAAGAGACCCTCAT TTTTGCAGAGGAGCTCTCTGAAGATTCATGCAATTACCAAAAAATGGGAACCCACAAAG GTTGTGCCTCAGGCTGATAGAGTTCTTATTCGTTTGGAGGAGCTTTCAGAT AAAACAGTTGGTGGAGTTTTGCTGCCTAAATCAGCTGTTAAATTTGAGCGCTATCTTGTGGGAGAA ATCCTAACTGTTGGTGCTGAGGCTGGAGAACTAAAGGCTGGAACAAAG GTACTATTCACTGACATGAATGCTTATGAG GTGGATTTGGGGACTGATGCAAAACACTGCTTCTGTAAAGCAAGTGACTTATTGGCCGTTGTGGAGTAG